A single Aspergillus puulaauensis MK2 DNA, chromosome 7, nearly complete sequence DNA region contains:
- the rsm25 gene encoding mitochondrial 37S ribosomal protein mS23 (BUSCO:EOG09264X41;~COG:J;~EggNog:ENOG410Q16Q;~InterPro:IPR016939;~PFAM:PF13741;~go_component: GO:0005763 - mitochondrial small ribosomal subunit [Evidence IEA];~go_function: GO:0003735 - structural constituent of ribosome [Evidence IEA]), with protein sequence MGKYNLTALRVRQSVIQTKAAGSHNDLPPWVNAVRDIPPAQILVRDRPQQHQLVRQRMKTYPGKSTPQAVFEVQEKRIKPKKASRMFLPVEIKYEEDQLRKEFFKDHPWELARPRILLETSGKDFEHHDWKRMQQPGKKLDGESVVQRQLWLLNNVPNMTKSRAYDIARREFYRLRLQEDIERRVAAEEAQATGATFGPTRLEIGMQLENQQHEVWKQWAKTEAQVVDQASASAEEETASETAPLAA encoded by the exons ATGGGGAAATACAACCTCACAGCACTCCGAGTGCGCCAGAGTGTGATCCAAACGAAAGCTGCAGGGTCTCATAATGACCTTCCTCCGTGGGTTAACGCTGTTCGCGATATTCCTCCCGCTCAAATCCTCGTGCGCGATCGAccccagcagcatcaacTTGTACGGCAACGCATGAAAACATATCCGGGGAAATCAACACCGCAGGCCGTCTTTGAGGTACAAGAAAAGCGTATAAAGCCGAAGAAAGCTAGCCGCATGTTCCTTCCCGTGGAAATCAAGTATGAGGAGGACCAGCTGCGGAAAGAGTTCTTCAAGGACCACCCTTGGGAACTGGCAAGGCCTAGAATCCTTCTTGAGACTTCGGGCAAAGATTTTGAGCATCATGactggaagaggatgcaGCAGCCGGGCAAGAAACTAGACGGTGAGAG TGTCGTGCAACGACAGCTATGGCTCCTGAACAACGTTCCCAACATGACAAAGAGTCGTGCTTACGACATTGCGCGCCGCGAATTCTACCGACTCCGCCTACAGGAGGACATCGAGCGTCGAGTAGCTgctgaagaagcgcaagctaCAGGCGCGACTTTCGGACCTACCCGCCTCGAGATTGGTATGCAACTTGAGAATCAACAACATGAAGTCTGGAAGCAATGGGCGAAGACAGAAGCACAGGTTGTCGACCAAGCGTCAGCATccgcggaagaagaaaccgCGAGCGAGACCGCCCCTCTAGCGGCTTGA
- the cp9 gene encoding putative serine carboxypeptidase (COG:E,O;~EggNog:ENOG410PVH1;~InterPro:IPR001563,IPR029058;~MEROPS:MER0001944;~PFAM:PF00450;~SECRETED:SignalP(1-22);~go_function: GO:0004185 - serine-type carboxypeptidase activity [Evidence IEA];~go_process: GO:0006508 - proteolysis [Evidence IEA]), which translates to MFSFLYIAFTVISILLASSTFADPDVSQFKVDSLPGGPPLPPSWAGRLPVPGAEPGNALFFWLFQAEDSVYDDNLIIWLNGGPGCTSLIGLTTGNGPFYFDNNSTRLVANPYSWTKLGHVLYVDQPVGTGYSTASQPYPAVDNEIVTTHFYNWLQSFFAHFPHLLRKQVHLMGESWAGIYIPHFATAIVNNEGSFQIRLRSMTIGDGSIGNGAAMATATMGTYLESQKSLLQIPDDVLAVFKEADASCGFDDILEQAAQFPPGGKISIPGNPEGLNTKHRRQHRMSRDLGDIYAGTCATNPAIAEEVRSSIYSSCYGPCATYSAATDYLTTIFSPCFDLYDISHDCSTINSFNLVASYFSRPEVQTALNALPSASTSPSVTEDNPDDSQRQTPSPFLSCNPDILSTLLLGGQTPQAPVYSVLPNLVTSHNISLHLYWGEYDILLNHFGAELILQNMTWHGAQGFSSPITRPFYQDNAAPHDPDPRGSSSSSKNQNNNNNNNPGTCAIPEAGKWISERGVTYHRFRGAGHSVFLSKPREMFAYVRDVVVAGDTVHARCCK; encoded by the exons ATGTTTTCCTTTCTGTATATTGCTTTCACAGTAATATCGATTTTACTTGCCAGTTCAACATTTGCAGACCCAGATGTCTCTCAATTCAAAGTCGACTCGCTGCCAGGAGGCCCTCCTCTGCCTCCCAGTTGGGCCGGACGGCTGCCTGTTCCTGGTGCCGAACCGGGCAACGCCCTGTTCTTCTGGCTCTTCCAAGCAGAAGATTCTGTTTATGATGACAATCTAATCA TCTGGCTCAACGGCGGTCCTGGCTGCACGTCTCTAATCGGACTGACCACTGGAAACGGCCCATTTTATTTCGATAATAACTCTACTCGCCTTGTCGCGAATCCGTATTCCTGGACTAAATTAGGCCATGTTCTTTATGTTGACCAGCCCGTTGGAACCGGTTATTCAACTGCAAGTCAGCCTTACCCAGCTGTCGACAATGAAATTGTGACCACGCACTTTTATAACTGGTTGCAATCGTTCTTCGCCCATTTTCCTCATCTCCTGCGAAAACAGGTGCATTTAATGGGCGAGTCATGGGCCGGCATATACATCCCGCATTTTGCAACTGCCATAGTCAACAACGAGGGCTCTTTCCAAATCAGACTCCGTTCAATGACCATAGGCGATGGTTCCATTGGTAATGGAGCTGCTATGGCTACCGCTACAATGGGGACATATTTAGAATCGCAGAAGTCACttctccagattccagatgACGTCCTGGCTGTTTTCAAAGAAGCAGACGCATCATGCGGCTTTGACGATATCTTGGAACAAGCAGCCCAGTTTCCCCCCGGAGGTAAAATATCCATACCTGGAAATCCGGAAGGTCTGAACACCAAGCATAGACGCCAGCACCGCATGTCCCGCGACTTGGGTGACATATACGCCGGAACCTGCGCGACCAACCCAGCAATAGCGGAAGAAGTCCGGTCGTCAATTTATTCCTCCTGCTACGGACCTTGTGCTACTTATTCTGCTGCAACGGATTACCTGACTACAATCTTCTCACCATGCTTCGACTTGTATGACATAAGTCACGACTGTAGCACGATCAACTCATTTAACCTGGTTGCCTCATACTTCAGTCGCCCCGAAGTCCAGACCGCACTGAATGCGCTTCCGTCAGCCTCAACTTCACCATCAGTAACCGAAGACAATCCCGATGACTCCCAGCGCCAAACGCCATCGCCGTTTTTATCTTGCAATCCCGACATCCTCTCTACGCTCTTACTCGGCGGCCAAACCCCACAAGCCCCCGTGTACTCCGTCCTCCCAAATCTCGTCACATCACACAATATCTCCCTGCACCTTTACTGGGGCGAGTACGACATATTGCTCAACCACTTCGGCGCGGAGCTTATCCTGCAAAACATGACCTGGCACGGAGCCCAGGGTTTCTCGTCACCGATAACCCGCCCGTTCTACCAGGACAACGCGGCTCCTCATGACCCCGATCCCCGcggtagcagcagcagcagcaagaaccaaaacaacaacaacaacaataacccGGGGACCTGTGCTATCCCCGAAGCCGGAAAATGGATTTCAGAACGTGGTGTAACGTACCACCGGTTTAGGGGCGCGGGACACAGTGTTTTCCTCAGTAAACCACGTGAGATGTTTGCTTACGTGCgggatgtggttgttgcaGGGGACACAGTTCATGCCCGTTGTTGCAAGTGA
- a CDS encoding uncharacterized protein (SECRETED:SignalP(1-21)): protein MRFTPQLSLAILGALAATGEAAHGRYARHDNHLHRRALTAGGGDGGEESTTNTVTVVPTAATSGSESSSVVASSSALPTPGDNGDEEDCDESQTPSVSVPVSSAAPESSEVPASTSSIPAPVSEQPSGPESSSVPVSSAAPESSEVPASTPSIPAPAPPVSEQPSGPGSSSVPASSSSVPAPPAPPGSEQPSGPGSSSVPVTPSTPVISSSAAATSASSSSVIPRPSSTPLITPSSSSIPVIPSSTSWVTGTPSTDVVTIVYPVGTGSSSTLVTTTLEGPAATSTAYVTGSPNTEVITVTQTVGSGSSASLSTHVVTATIQPPDVTSTLVLPGAPNSEVNTVIYTETQGTKTSVVTTTIHKTTTSTQTVYQTASADAGAGSDAEVANPSGGADETLTSTTTSIYSLHPTETGNAGAGSGSDSGSDSGSDSGTGTGSGSSSGSGSGDCAPQETVTVTQSFTVTVNGGSSPTDSFTSPDTEQHFSSSAPEQTTQSSSSVAGPSFTPSHTPSTTPSPTPSPSWSPTPSSSGFVTSSRNPSPVKWRRRYL, encoded by the exons ATGCGTTTTACCCCCCAACTCTCTCTTGCCATTCTGGGTGCCCTAGCTGCCACTGGGGAGGCTGCCCATGGCCGTTATGCTCGTCACGACAACCACTTGCACCGCAGAGCCCTCACTGCGGGTggcggtgatggtggtgaagaGTCTACCACCAACACTGTGACTGTCGTCCCGACCGCCGCAACATCTGGATCCGAGTCTTCGTCGGTGGTagcatcatcctcggcgcTTCCCACTCCTGGTGACAAcggggacgaggaggactgTGATGAATCCCAGACCCCATCGGTGTCGGTGCCTGTGTCCTCCGCGGCACCTGAATCGTCGGAGGTGCCTGCATCAACATCCTCTATCCCTGCTCCTGTATCTGAGCAGCCATCTGGACCCGAATCTTCGTCGGTGCCTGTGTCCTCTGCGGCACCTGAATCGTCGGAGGTGCCCGCATCAACGCCCTCtattcctgctcctgctcctcctgtATCTGAGCAGCCATCTGGACCCGGATCTTCGTCGGTGCCCgcgtcgtcgtcctctgtccctgctcctcctgcccCTCCTGGATCTGAGCAGCCATCTGGACCCGGATCCTCGTCGGTGCCTGTGACACCATCTACCCCCGTGATTTCTTCGTCTGCAGCTGCCACTTCTGCGTCCAGCAGCTCTGTTATTCCCCGGCCTAGCAGCACCCCTCTCATTACCCCGAGCTCTAGTAGCATCCCCgtcatccccagcagcactAGCTGGGTGACTGGAACTCCTAGCACGGATGTTGTGACCATCGTCTACCCCGTCGGAACGGGCAGTTCAAGCACTCTCGTCACGACTACCCTCGAAGGCCCAGCGGCTACTAGCACTGCCTATGTGACAGGTTCTCCTAACACAGAGGTTATAACTGTCACCCAAACCGTCGGCTCTGGTTCTTCGGCGAGTCTTTCGACACATGTCGTCACCGCCACCATCCAGCCCCCGGATGTTACTAGCACGCTCGTTTTGCCCGGCGCTCCTAACTCGGAAGTCAACACTGTCATCTACACCGAGACCCAGGGTACTAAAACAAGTGTTGTCACTACCACCATTCATAAGACAACTACTAGCACCCAAACCGTCTACCAA ACTGCTAGTGCagatgctggtgctggctccGATGCCGAAGTCGCGAACCCCTCTGGAGGTGCTGACGAAACTCttacttccaccaccacttcTATTTATTCTCTTCACCCCACTGAGACTGGGAACGCTGGAGCTGGCTCCGGCTCTGACTCCGGCTCTGACTCCGGATCTGActctggcactggcactggctctggctctagctccggctccggttcTGGAGACTGCGCTCCCCAGGAAACTGTCACTGTAACTCAGTCCTTCACCGTCACTGTG AATGGTGGATCATCTCCCACTGATTCCTTCACTTCTCCCGACACCGAGCAGCACTTCTCTTCGTCGGCCCCTGAGCAGACGACTCAGTCAAGCTCCAGCGTTGCCGGGCCTTCGTTCACGCCTTCCCATACTCCTTCCACTACTCCTTCCCCTACTCCTTCCCCATCCTGGTCGCCTACCCCCAGCTCAAGCGGCTTCGTGACCAGTAGCCGTAACCCGTCCCCTGTTAAATGGCGCCGCCGCTACCTCTAA
- a CDS encoding uncharacterized protein (COG:S;~EggNog:ENOG410PQH1;~InterPro:IPR012337,IPR003034,IPR036397,IPR039197, IPR015242;~PFAM:PF09159;~go_function: GO:0003676 - nucleic acid binding [Evidence IEA]), with protein MRLTPRLLSPKSKLSTTTTTVTKVTQSSPPPSSSFSWLQALKTKELQHIAQKTGLPSSGTKPVLLGALQDGLARHRRDHEVVQIPKEKGNGKGNDNGNGNGLRVLSIDMGIRNLAFAVLGVSGGVGFGDGMGSFLDEKKEVKAGGALELSLDAWRWVSLPLDRGFSVEEFERYLDSAASVSASASGSDSSDNLDTPIGKGRGKKPQTQSEDKAHTQAQAQTQEKAKGKEKEKESFSLPVYATHAHSIVTTLLERYSPTHILIERQRFRSGGGAAVQEWSLRVGVFEGMLWAVLHSLQQQKRAAASGDHGVVGLSPKVIAIEPSRVGRFWVPPSTSSSSSSSSSDEKKINGKKSTSREGKKVKIDLVGSWLENSVFSTHDGDGVQGWVDAYMAKWKRSTGSKSKSKSTASGPNALEIGKLDDLADCLVQGVTWLEWERMKSRVVKDGLGGIDIPP; from the coding sequence ATGCGTCTAACCCCGCGCCTCCTCAGCCCCAAATCCAAGTTAtccaccactaccaccacaGTCACCAAAGTCACCCAATCTTCTCCaccaccgtcatcatcatttTCATGGCTCCAAGCCCTCAAAACGAAAGAATTGCAACATATAGCCCAGAAAACCGGCCTGCCCTCGTCTGGGACTAAACCTGTTCTCCTGGGTGCATTGCAGGATGGCTTAGCGCGGCATCGGCGGGATCATGAAGTAGTTCAGATCCCTAAAGAGAAGGGGAATGGGAAGGGTAATGATAATGGCAATGGTAATGGGCTGAGGGTTTTAAGCATTGACATGGGGATCCGGAATCTGGCATTTGCGGTTTTGGGGGTgagtggaggggttggatttggggatgggatggggtcTTTTCTTGATGAAAAGAAGGAGGTGAAAGCTGGTGGAGCGTTGGAGCTCAGCTTGGATGCGTGGCGGTGGGTATCACTTCCTCTAGATCGTGGGTTCTCTGTTGAGGAGTTTGAGAGGTATCTTGACAGTGCTGCGTCTGTGTCTGCGTCTGCGTCTGGATCAGATTCTAGCGACAACCTTGACACGCCAATTGGTAAAGGCCGGGGCAAGAAACCTCAAACCCAATCGGAAGATAAAGCACATacacaagcacaagcacaaACACAAGAAAAggcaaaaggaaaagaaaaagaaaaagaatctTTCTCCCTCCCAGTCTACGCTACGCACGCACACAGCATCGTCACCACCCTGCTAGAGCGGTACAGCCCAACGCACATCCTGATCGAACGCCAGCGGTTCCGGTCTGGGGGTGGTGCAGCAGTGCAGGAGTGGAGTCTGCGAGTCGGCGTTTTCGAGGGGATGCTCTGGGCTGTGCTGCATTCTTTACAACAACAaaaaagagcagcagcaagtgGTGATCATGGTGTAGTAGGGTTGAGTCCGAAGGTGATTGCGATTGAGCCGAGCAGGGTGGGAAGGTTTTGGGTGCCTCCTTCtacttcatcatcatcatcatcatctagctccgacgagaagaaaataaatgggaagaaaagcaCCAGCCGGGAAGGCAAAAAAGTCAAGATCGACCTCGTTGGGTCCTGGCTTGAGAATAGCGTTTTCTCAACCCATGACGGCGATGGCGTTCAGGGGTGGGTGGACGCGTATATGGCAAAGTGGAAAAGGAGTACCGGATCgaaatcaaaatcaaaatcgaCGGCATCGGGCCCAAATGCATTGGAAATTGGCAAATTGGATGATCTGGCTGATTGTCTTGTGCAGGGGGTGACTTGGTTAgagtgggagaggatgaagagtAGGGTCGTTAAAGATGGGCTTGGGGGCATTGACATTCCTCCATGA
- a CDS encoding TCP11 family protein (COG:T;~EggNog:ENOG410PI2G;~InterPro:IPR008862;~PFAM:PF05794): MDLQRTKEARRDAPAAQEEELSLNTYNGNGHSQALPKNDSLGRNRDTRKAKDSTNGARRPHKSEFYTQNAHQPSPALSPSPPKVAQSRFSPSSKTIGIPSALGLGPRDTKLLITTNKYPPVTKGTLSELDLPCIMANINLRMDANFERDLHFKPDLDGEKGRKKRRDAAEYWDAMAAEISVYAFYAPCGIENNLESCFDGEELRFEPRLPAMFETLQDVLKTLVPERDHPNIMQNLEVTLLMQQIQKGVLDMVGVAKWLAALLKTHCAPMRDEWADSMVRHISSGSQTQNAKEIARGLLTLFGILEAMKLDVANHQIRAFRVLLVEDTIPFLQDYFKSKIERGEVQVASSRLWYQGIWERELRIMEDPTQTDGFWPLSLLFQGLSEFLLDFHNPAAFPETFRFDEERLWHLRVRLQNAINLEICWDIFKSYIHSQRRYLQAPTQTCATFRTRIGTLMEENEDCIRGSSRWKKNVRSVALEIARFACCGDATVPDDVIRPIETSVEWHLSNEQGLFEKLQGSLRAELLETTLATAKRYLNMSPLAICEAQRTPSYIASDQYNVERISTRLAHIGVLHWRVWAPLLYVRESVSATDESIFPSESEVTYDRLPF, encoded by the coding sequence ATGGACCTTCAAAGAACGAAGGAAGCCCGTCGGGATGCGCCGGCCGCacaagaggaagaattgTCCTTGAACACATACAATGGAAACGGCCACTCCCAAGCTTTGCCCAAGAATGATTCTCTAGGTCGCAACCGGGACACAAGGAAAGCGAAGGATTCCACGAATGGAGCCCGTCGACCGCACAAGAGTGAATTTTATACGCAAAATGCTCACCAACCGTCACCGGCGCTGTCGCCAAGCCCACCCAAAGTTGCGCAGAGCAGATTCTCACCGTCATCGAAGACAATTGGTATTCCGTCGGCTTTGGGCCTTGGTCCAAGGGATACGAAGCTATTGATAACAACAAACAAATACCCTCCGGTCACCAAGGGCACGTTGAGCGAGCTTGACCTACCGTGCATCATGgccaacatcaacctccgCATGGATGCGAACTTTGAGCGTGATCTTCATTTCAAACCTGATCTTGATGGCGAGAAGGGCAGGAAGAAACGGAGGGATGCTGCCGAATATTGGGATGCGATGGCTGCTGAAATCAGTGTCTACGCATTCTACGCACCATGCGGGATCGAAAATAATCTTGAAAGTTGTTTTGATGGCGAAGAATTGAGGTTCGAACCCCGACTCCCGGCCATGTTCGAAACCTTGCAGGATGTCCTCAAAACCCTGGTTCCAGAGCGCGACCATCCAAATATCATGCAGAATCTAGAAGTGACTCTCCTAATGCAGCAGATTCAAAAGGGTGTCCTCGATATGGTAGGAGTCGCGAAATGGCTTGCAGCGTTGCTCAAGACTCATTGTGCCCCCATGCGCGATGAATGGGCAGATAGCATGGTGAGGCACATCTCCTCAGGCTCACAGACCCAAAATGCGAAAGAAATTGCCCGTGGTCTTCTGACTTTGTTTGGCATCTTGGAGGCCATGAAGTTGGATGTCGCCAACCATCAAATCCGTGCATTCCGTGTTCTTTTGGTCGAAGATACCATACCTTTCCTCCAGGACTATTTCAAGAGCAAAATAGAAAGGGGCGAGGTCCAGGTAGCATCCTCCCGATTATGGTACCAGGGTATCTGGGAACGCGAGCTGCGCATAATGGAGGACCCGACACAAACCGACGGCTTTTGGCCGCTCTCGCTTCTTTTTCAAGGGTTGAGCGAATTCCTGTTAGATTTCCATAACCCCGCTGCGTTCCCGGAAACCTTCCGCTTCGACGAGGAACGGCTATGGCACCTGCGAGTTAGGCTACAGAACGCGATCAACCTTGAGATCTGCTGGGATATCTTCAAGTCCTATATTCATTCTCAGAGACGATACCTCCAAGCTCCCACGCAGACCTGCGCTACCTTCCGGACTCGAATTGGGACTCTGATGGAGGAAAACGAAGACTGCATCCGCGGGTCTTCCCGATGGAAGAAAAATGTGCGGAGTGTCGCCTTGGAAATTGCGCGTTTTGCCTGCTGCGGCGATGCTACAGTACCTGACGATGTCATCCGTCCGATCGAGACTTCAGTCGAATGGCATTTGTCCAATGAACAGGGCCTATTCGAAAAACTTCAGGGCTCTCTCCGCGCGGAACTATTGGAAACAACTCTCGCGACAGCCAAGCGATACCTCAATATGTCACCACTTGCGATATGTGAGGCGCAGCGAACCCCTTCCTATATCGCCTCTGACCAGTATAATGTGGAGCGAATCTCGACGCGACTGGCACACATTGGCGTACTCCATTGGAGAGTTTGGGCGCCTTTACTCTACGTACGTGAGAGCGTTTCAGCAACCGATGAGTCGATCTTTCCGTCTGAAAGTGAAGTGACTTACGATCGACTCCCATTTTAA
- the SOG2 gene encoding putative cell morphogenesis protein Sog2 (COG:T;~EggNog:ENOG410PMC7;~InterPro:IPR019487,IPR001611,IPR003591,IPR032675;~PFAM:PF10428,PF13855;~go_function: GO:0005515 - protein binding [Evidence IEA]), translated as MISTMVRPEDTLRMPRSYRDLEEEDTSRHVPEPTAPSSSSSSTSNTEGSIKIEDEATLVNASVGDTGSKPAKSSGGARALTAEETIQLARRAVDNGIQETKRSLAGSEAVGDVVKPKLTIDLGHSNIDRIPEPVVDVIKDEVERLSLWNNQLVHIPYRFAECSHLRYLNIRSNNFREFPKGVIKLPLLEILDLSRNKISQLPEEIKKVTSLRVLSVMQNSLKDLPLGVSDMSKLQILKVAGNPLRHPLRKVLETSESEITSSTMSDNEKEVALTAELKRFLKTRQPATPQDFEKNNESDGILDTPKPVKRGVSSRFPVIPSTGDSASDPKSPSLSRPPPIPLRSHYRIASGHSGALHSGLHRPGPIPGANERNRSNSEGIIQASFATRSKRMGVISRKNTDLGTLNEMRPYRNSHLRGLSYGSILRTRPSISNSSSPSSPRERRRPRDGFVNRMSSLPEHKGEWETGDPIIKCAKGILFALFQVQSHVYALINVIKRDDDRRNSLEIVFYNASTHVDRLNEALENAEGSRADDAEPIRLTYEAVKRECETCIMAYSHVGTQLRNSLDRIVANGDSRYIRSLMLMIFGSVVELRNACAGLDVPVGTHTQATGNPPVPEINKEFAESDRFPGPTVTPTRGREPSFSSRRLRSDTTILHPQINTNGPLPSSATYQSAVSSPGFASTPFSYGARSRSSSRSNHINTSVPSSLATPRSGESFPPMPSSVVPRINPLTGLDEIEEERIFEKIFCQLTAAYTAALQALPHARRHFMRNLEVAEQNQEYEDIRMLWNNLIRRCRVCLEVSEALGLRLSNMKIKEPGGGIRNQREFWQLCKTFMHSFVELVTDMREVRSMHLLPPEVIVILRPVQKASREAGRLIEASPWSYLADMAPGNGPPAIYGPPLPSQNPHHQNPHHPQLNTSLSPSITLPATPLSAALGPAAQATVPSTPASAYSDKFFEGDVFQRADSLLSMPNQAPFFTRR; from the exons ATGATTTCTACAATGGTCCGCCCGGAGGATACTCTGAGGATGCCTCGCTCATATCgcgacctggaagaggaagacacGAGCCGACATGTACCGGAACCAACAGCaccttcatcgtcatcgtcatcgacATCGAATACCGAAGGATCTATTAAAATTGAGGATGAAGCTACACTGGTGAATGCATCCGTTGGCGATACAGGCAGCAAACCGGCAAAATCGTCTGGTGGTGCACGAGCCCTTACTGCGGAGGAGACGATTCAACTTGCACGTCGAGCGGTAGACAATGGAATTCAGGAAACGAAACGCTCTTTGGCAGGAAGTGAGGCGGTCGGTGATGTCGTGAAGCCCAAGTTGACTATCGACTTGGGTCACTCGAATATCGATCGCATTCCGGAGCCGGTTGTGGATGTCATCAAGGATGAAGTCGAACG GCTCTCGTTGTGGAATAATCAACTGGTCCATATTCCATATCGTTTTGCGGAGTGTTCCCATCTTCGGTATCTTAACATCAGATCCAATAACTTCCGTGAATTCCCCAAAGGA GTGATCAAGTTGCCGCTCCTTGAGATATTGGATTTAAGTCGCAACAAAATCAGCCAGCTACCGGAAGAAATCAAGAAAGTGACATCCCTTCGGGTGCTGTCAGTGATGCAGAACAGTCTTAAAGATCTACCACTTGGTGTATCCGATATGAGCAAACTTCAAATTCTGAAAGTGGCAGGGAATCCACTGCGACACCCCCTCCGGAAGGTATTGGAAACTTCTGAGAGCGAAATTacatcgtcgacgatgtCCGATaatgagaaggaggttgcCTTGACAGCTGAGCTTAAAAGATTCCTTAAGACACGACAACCCGCTACCCCCCAAGACTTTGAAAAGAACAATGAAAG TGATGGAATATTGGATACGCCCAAGCCCGTTAAAAGGGGAGTGAGTAGTCGCTTCCCAGTTATCCCCAGCACAGGCGATAGTGCCTCTGATCCCAAATCGCCTTCATTATCTCGTCCACCTCCCATTCCACTCAGGTCCCATTATCGCATTGCCTCCGGGCATTCTGGTGCCCTGCACAGTGGCCTCCATAGACCAGGTCCTATCCCTGGAGCCAACGAGCGCAATCGGAGCAACAGCGAGGGCATCATACAAGCCTCCTTTGCGACACGATCTAAGCGTATGGGGGTCATTAGCCGGAAAAACACCGACCTGGGTACGTTAAATGAAATGCGACCATACCGCAACAGCCATCTCCGTGGCCTCAGCTATGGGTCTATCCTCCGGACAAGGCCATCTATCAGCAACTCCTCTAGCCCTAGCAGCCCTAGGGAGCGCAGACGGCCTAGAGACGGGTTTGTGAATCGGATGTCAAGTTTACCGGAGCATAAGGGCGAATGGGAAACAGGAGACCCTATTATCAAATGTGCCAAGGGGATActcttcgccctcttccaAGTCCAGTCCCATGTATACGCCCTGATTAATGTCATCAAGCGAGACGATGACAGACGAAACAGCCTTGAAATTGTTTTCTACAATGCCTCTACGCATGTGGACAGGCTCAACGAAGCGCTTGAAAATGCAGAAGGTTCCCGAGCGGACGATGCAGAGCCAATACGGCTGACTTACGAGGCTGTGAAGAGGGAATGTGAGACATGTATCATGGCATACTCTCACGTAGGGACACAGCTGCGCAACAGCCTTGACAGGATTGTTGCTAACGGCGACTCTCGCTACATTCGCTCCCTGATGCTTATGATATTTGGTAGCGTCGTGGAGCTCCGGAACGCTTGCGCGGGTCTTGACGTTCCTGTTGGAACGCATACGCAAGCTACGGGAAACCCTCCAGTACCTGAAATCAACAAAGAGTTTGCGGAGTCTGACAGGTTCCCTGGTCCAACAGTCACTCCAACACGGGGAAGAGAGCCGTCGTTCTCCAGTCGTCGGCTCCGTAGTGATACGACGATCCTTCATCCTCAGATCAACACCAATGGGCCCCTCCCATCATCAGCCACTTATCAATCCGCCGTTAGCTCGCCAGGGTTCGCCTCGACCCCGTTCAGCTATGGCGCGAGGAGCCGCTCAAGCAGTAGGTCGAATCATATCAATACCTCTGTCCCCTCGTCTCTTGCCACACCTCGGTCAGGCGAATCGTTTCCTCCAATGCCTAGCTCGGTGGTACCTAGAATAAACCCCTTGACCGGCCTAGATGAGATAGAAGAGGAACGAATATTTGAAAAAATCTTCTGCCAGCTTACAGCTGCCTACACCGCTGCCCTTCAAGCCCTACCTCATGCCCGTCGCCACTTCATGCGAAACCTCGAAGTTGCGGAACAAAATCAAGAGTACGAGGATATCCGGATGCTGTGGAACAATCTCATTCGTCGCTGCCGTGTGTGCCTGGAGGTATCTGAAGCCCTCGGGCTTCGTCTTTCCAATATGAAAATAAAGGAACCAGGCGGTGGGATTCGAAACCAGCGAGAATTTTGGCAGCTGTGCAAAACATTCATGCACTCTTTTGTCGAATTGGTGACCGACATGCGCGAAGTGCGGAGCATGCACCTACTCCCACCTGAGGTGATTGTCATCCTTCGGCCAGTTCAAAAGGCAAGCAGAGAAGCGGGACGGTTGATTGAGGCCTCGCCATGGTCATATCTTGCAGACATGGCTCCTGGGAATGGCCCGCCGGCCATATATGGACCACCGCTGCCCTCCCAAAATCCCCACCATCAAAACCCGCATCATCCTCAGCTCAACACAAGCTTATCACCTTCCATTACCCTCCCCGCAACACCCCTGAGCGCTGCTCTTGGACCAGCCGCGCAGGCAACCGTACCTTCGACACCAGCAAGTGCGTACAGCGACAAATTTTTCGAAGGAGACGTGTTCCAACGGGCCGACTCCTTGCTTTCAATGCCAAACCAGGCTCCATTTTTCACTCGAAGATAA